In Oncorhynchus masou masou isolate Uvic2021 chromosome 31, UVic_Omas_1.1, whole genome shotgun sequence, the sequence TATTGTACATACATAACTCCCACTACAAAAAACAAATGATTACATCCCCCTGAATAAAGTTCCACAAGACAGTACAGGTAGATTCTGACCTGTCAAAGAGCCAGCTATGACCTGATGGGGGAAGTGTGCCAGGATGAAGATGCGAGAGAAGCCAACTGCCACTAACCCCAGCAGATACAGCACATACGGAACCGCTGATAGCAACATGCTGAAATAGATTGGGGGGGTAAAAACAAATATGGACAATGAAAATGTTTATTTAATAACCATGTCAAACATGCTCACACAGATTTTGCAATACAGATAAAAATGATAAAAAATGATTGCATTTAAAATACAAATAGAGAATATATTTGACTGATGGTCAGACCTGCGTGTGTAGGAGTAGAGAAGAGAACCCAGGGATGAGGCCATCACCCACCACACTGCTGCTGTTACCATTGCATGACCAGATGGACTgcctgagagatggagaggaataaCACCACCGGTCAAATACTGTGGTATTACATTATTACCGATGGTTATAAGTTCACAGTCAGTTTGTCTGGTCAAGTAAATGATGTGACCAATATTTGGATGATTTGTTGCTGTAAATGTACGAGAATACAATATTTTGGAATAATGTATTAAATCTCACTAACCTGGACCTGTTTCACAAGTTGAGGCAAACTGTTGGAGTTTGGGAGGGTTTTTCTCAAATAAACGGGATTCTCCAATCCACCAGAATGGCCTCTCCCCAAAGAGCATCCTGCATTGGAAATAAAATTCAAAATTCAGAATGTACACCACAGAAGGTCAAAATATGTTTGACTTTATACTTACAGCCTCCAACTCGTTAAGGTTCCGACGTTTGTTTTACCGTCGGACCGATAATAGAAAAGGACATGCCACGAATCCAAACGTGTTGCATAAAATATCAGAGATGTATTTGTAAAATGCTCACCATAAATACATGTTTATGCGTTAAAGAATATAAGTGAAACATTGGATTTTTTAAAATAATGACTTTAGATCAGAATAGTTGATTTTCTTAAGAGTTTATCAAGCATTCATCGGACAGTAGAGCTATAGGGCCGAGAGTTCCGGTAAGTTAATTGAACATTTTTAAAAGTATAATAGACCAAATAGACGTTACTCTTACCATTTGAACACTAGATTAAGCCACTCCGAAATAGCAGCCACCCAGACAACAGTAAATCCAGTCCGTCGGTTGAGAAAGTAAGTCAAGGGGAACACGAGAAGGAAGGCAGCTTTGGGATCCCCAATGTGAGTGGCAATCAACCAAAGCTTGTCTTGGCTCTTCGTTCTTTGCTGAAGTGCTTCAGCAATCCAAATACCTTGGGTGTGTATGGCCTCCATAATTAAAGTGAATACACAATATCAAGGATCCAAATAAGATGATATTGTGACGATATTCTGGTTGATGGCGTGATAGTCGGGACAGAAATATTTTGCAGCAGAAGCATTTCTGAATCTTGACAACagggggaggaatgggacaaactTTGCAAGTGCATGTTGATGTTCTGATGGTAAGCATCGAACTGTTGGAATGGTAACTGCATGGAACTGTTCCATCGGTATCAGTCAATGCCTCCCAATCAGAGAGAGAGTGCCTctcctttttttttcttttttttttactttagagAGGAAACCCTATAATATATTATTCTTGGTAAAAATCATAATGTAATGCTAAAATACCAGCTACGGTGGAATTAATGACAATCGTGAGATGGGACGTAACTACGTAATTTGCCACGCCCCGAAGTCGTCCAAGTGACGAGATCACGTACTAATCTGACGTACGACTGGCGCTCCGGTTTCCTGGCGGAGAAGATGGCGGCTCCTGGACCGGGGGAGTATTTTAGCGTCGGAAGCCATGTCTCTTGTCTCACTTGCTTGGGCCAGCGTCTGCAAGGAGAGGTGGTGGCCTTCGACTACCAGTCCAAGATGTTGACTTTGAGTATCCTTTCTCAATTTTAGGATGCCATTGTATCATTGGCCTGTTTGCCTGCAAGGGCATGTGTCAAATAGTGATCCGCGCAGGCGTAATTCGTAGTACCGTAGATTTGTACCACATGAAAAATTGTAATACCATTCATTAAGATTGTCTGAGTCGTACGCTCCTGCATCCGTATTACATTTGGTTAATGTTGATGTTTTGTTTGCTCTGAGTGTTTAGCTATTTTTTTACATGTGTTGTGATCCATGGTAGAACTGCTGATCCTCGACCAGGATCACTATTTGGCAGAATCCAGTATGGCATGGCATCATGGCAGATTCACTAACTGTAAATGGTATAATTCATATTGGCTAGCGTGACAGTCTTGCTAGATAGTTAACTTAGCTAGCAAACTGACCATCGCAGAGGCTTTTTTAAACAGACCACCTGACTGATTGCATACATATCAATAAAAAAATGGCAACAATGAATTTCATTGCACCTCTATGCTAACTAGCAGCTAGGTAGCTCATGCTAGCTTTAGATAGCCAACATATTACGGGACCATTTGGCGCTGTCTTTATGTTTGATATTTGTAAGTGTCAGTCATTAAATCTAACTATCACGGCATGATTGATTGTCAAAGTTAGTGACGTTACATATTCTGACAGAAACGGCATAACGCTAGCTAATTTACAAGCTTATCATGTTGGCCGACAATGGCTTTTCAATACACCTTGGCCCAAGTAGCTAACTGAAAAAGCTATGGATATTTCTCTTTTCAATCCACACTCCTCAGGGTGGGCGTGGGGACCACCTTGCATGGGCTCCAGTGACAGGTTGTCACATGCGCGCTTCTATTGCTAGCCATTCAACTATATTTCTTTCTGCTAGCTATATCAGTCCACTGAGACTGGATCTGTAATTTAGCACCCACAGAGCATTTGAATTGAGTAGGAGAGAACCGGTTGGTGGCAGACCAGAAGGACCCATCAGGAACAAAGCAAGTAAAAAATGTAACCACAGTTGCAATTCATTCCTTTTGGTTAAAGCCATTGTTGTAGTATGTGATTCAATGTTTTGTGGATGAAGAGCTGAATAGAATAGCATCTGTGTTTTGTTTAGATGTCATGATTGAAGTGACCAGTCCGCACTGCTGATGAGGGATGTCCAGCATCTTGCCATGTTTCCTGGCAATTTTTTACAAGCTATCCAGAGGTGTAGATATACCTTCAGGAGAATGTGTGTATTGTCAGTATTTAGGCCTAGACGTTCAATACTAAGCTCTATGTTGTGGAAGGACACACCATCTCTGCATTTAGTGCCTTATGTTGTGCATTCTTTTATTCTGTTCCATTCATGCCTCACCCTTCTTTTGGATGCTTGCTGTCATTCATTGCCATGCTACAACTTGTGTATGTGGATCCAGGCTACTACAGGTGGCAGCATTGCCCTTGGTTGTCATTTCAGCTGACTGACAGTACTGCCACTGACTGATAGGCCGGCCCCAACCTTACCGCAGTGTCTTACTACAGCCGCTGGTGGAGTGCCATACGTCTGGCAAGTGAAACTTCCTCAGTCTACCACTCTATTACAGTGAGCTATGATGTTGtctgatatattttacattttaataGGGATAATAGACCATCATATTTCAATGTTAAAGATTTTAATGCTGCTGATGGTGATGTCATACTTGCTCAGTCAAATACCTCTAGAGGAGTAGAAGGCGCTCAACCAACGTGAGATGAGGTACAACCAAAAAAATCATAAGAGCATTTGGAAGGAATAGGCATGACTCTCACGTGAGCGACATGCCTATTCCTTCCAAATGCTCAGTTGTGCAATTCTCATTTTAcacttacattttagtcatttagcagacaatcttACCCAGAGCGACTTAGTTAGTGTATTCACCTTAAGATAGCTATGTGAGACAACCACATGTCACAGTAAGTACATTTTTTCctcaaagtagctatcagcaaagtcagagctagtaagaAATAAGTTAAGTGCGAGTGTTAGTTccagaaatgttttattttattttttatgcaCACCTACTTAGCCCAAAACAATGAACTTAAAATGTCATGACATCTGTATGTGACTGCCCATTATAATTTATACTTGCTCAGGTAGTTTTATAGCAGTATATGGATGTATGCAGTCTGGAACTTTGATATAATGGGGTGTTTTTGTATAGACCAAGAATGTGAACTCTATATTTATCCATGTCTTGAGATTCTTTGAATGGCACTGATGCTCTAGTCTAGTACACCAACTGTCATGTGTGCATGTTACTACCTTTACAGTTTGTTTACCTTGACTTGAGTTCCTCCCAGAATGTGCTCCCTCCAGTGGGAAACCAAACCTCAACGACGTCATCCTGATCAATTTAGCCTATGTTTCTGAAGTGGATATAATAAATGACCGCACTGAAACTCTTCCTCCTCTAGCATCACTGAATGTTAGCAAGGTAGGCCCTCATCTGCTGTGATACTGTAGGTCCCTCAAATtcagccagttccactgcttttttaCATTCTTCCCTACTAATcaaggactgatttagacctgggatacCAGGTTGAtgcaattcattatcaggtagaacagaacagTTTTTgtagtctgttaaatgactattTGTGTAGCCTATGCTTCAGTCTTAAAGTGCTTATGATCAGCCTATTTGTATGGAAAACTAAATATTAACAGGCCCAGTGTGGGTTTACTTATGATGATGACATGAGATACATTTGTCACCCGTCTCAAATAACCACCCATCTGTGTCAGTCATTGTTAAATCTTCCTTGTCAACTTTCTCATctcacaagcattttgctacacttgcattaacatctgctaaccatgtgtatgtgaccaataaaatgtgatttgatgtttCTGGTCAAGGTTGTCAATTGTGTTTTCAATTGAGGGCGAGAGTTGCGTTTCACGCCTATTCTCTTCAAATGCTCTTATAGTTTGTGGTTGCACCTCAACGCACATTGGTTGAGTGTCTTTTACTCCAGATCCCCTCCTAACTTTCTCCTCTCTGCCATCTTCCTCCCAGCTTGCCAATCGGGCACGGTCAGAGAAGGAGGACAAGCTGTCCCAAGCCTATGCAATCAGTGCTGGGGTTTCTGCGGAGGGCCAGCTGCTATTCCAGACTATTCACAAAACGTAAGTgcctttttacatttttattcaatGAACTTGATTAATTCCTGAGGGGCATAGAATCCGTGGTTGGAATAGGATACGATTAATAATTACTGGCTAATTTGATTTGAGGACAAAATTGAAATAGTAGGGGAAAAATAGTTTATTGTTCCATTTTCCTCATTGTCCATGGAAATGTGCCTACTGAATCGTCTTTTTTCAGTCATACTGGCTACGTTTAGGCAGGTGCCGTTTGAGGTCTTGACCTGCTTTGGCTCTTAAGCTTAATTTAAATTGTCAAGAAGCGGGAACGACAATCTAATCCGACACCTCAGTTTTTCCCCACAATGCAGATGCAGAATTTATACCGGTGTGATTGGTCAgccataaataaatacaattattacAATTGAGATTTCATGCTTTATTTAGAAACATCAGAATAGAACACCTTGTTTCAATAGACTTGATTCCTCAGCTCAAGGTCAGGGACTGTTTTACCAGTTAAATGTTTCCAGATGTTAATCTAATGATGTGTACTGTGTTCTGCAGCATCAAAGACTGTAAATGGCAGGAGAAGAACATACTGGTCATGGACGATGTTGTAATTTCGCCACCATACCAGGCTGATAACTGCAAAGGCAAAGAGGGAAGCGCTTTAAGTCATGTACGCAAAATAGTGAGTATCACCTACCTACTACATCTGTCATTGTTGTGGAATTATGATAGTTTAAATGTAATTTGCTTTTTTATTTCTTACAAATAACTTTTGATACAATGGCATATAGAATTGGATTATGCATCAAGTCTTCTTCTGTTGTTCCTCTGTAGGTTGAGAAACATTTTAGAGATGTGGAAAGGCAGAAGTCCATGCAACGTTCACAAGCACAGCAAACACAGAAGGACACCACTTTATCTTCTTGAGTCGGCACAGGGCAGCGTGGGTCCGGCCAGCCAGGGTAGGCAACACGGCGGGGGACAGGAAGGCTGCACGGCTGGCAGTGTGTCCCCACTGCCGGACAAGGTTGGCATTCCTAGCCCTCGGTGTCAGAGACCAGGAAGATACAGCGCTGAGGGGCCCTGGTATTCCAGAAGATCAAACCATTTATGAAAAAGACAACATAAAAATAAAGAGGAAAAGAGTTAATCTTAAATTAGActttataaataatttaaaacatAAACCATGAAGCAACCATAGTTTCCTTTAACTAACTTCATCATCGTCTCACTCATCCCCCCCATCTATTCATCGTCCTCCCCATCCACCCTCAATTTCATTTCTTCAGAAAGAGAAAATAGAGCAGTCAGAAAGGCTTGTTAGCTTTATTTTCTGTCATTTCCTTTTTTGCTGTATCCATGTTCTACAATTGTCTGTTTTCTGTATTTTAAACAAAATGTGACTTGAAATGCCAcactttaaaaatacattttctaaaataaaagtaacaaaaatTCTGACTAATACTGTAATTTCGATCGCTTTTTGCGAGGCAAGAAAACAATTTATTTTCTGTTGGTAGGACTTTAATTTTTGCTATGACTTTGTATATATGGAACATTGTAGAATATCACAAATTGTCTCTGCAAAAGAATGGTCACTCAATAGTGCAGTAGGCCTAGCCTCGTGAAACCAGACTGACCACTGCGCTCATGTTTAATTTCACGTGGAGTGAAACCGGATGTGAGCTATCACGAGATCGGTCTGGTTTCACAAGGCTGCAGTAGGCTACCGTTTAATCATGACTGTATTCAATGTGCATGGTCATACCTAGCAAGCCACCCATTATACACCAACTAAAACATGTTAGTGGCTTTGGTGGCATATAAGTAAAATTATCTATCACATAAATTGTTCAATCATTCCCATTTGCTATAATTTGACAACACTGCAATTAGAATTTCTCTAGTTATTTTCTCTATTTTGGAATAGATTTGATTAGAGAGCTGTCCTCACAGAATCCCTTGATTACCTGGATATTCAATTAATTATTCAAATTGGTAAAGGATTATTGTTTCTCTCACGCTGCCCGGTAGTCAAATATTACACGCTGCTGTGCTTGCTGCTTCAGAGAACTCCGAACGGATAATGAACAAAATAAGTGAAGGGAGGCCAAGTTGTCATTCAAATGGACTGTAATTTTGGTGTCTGTGATGGTAAGGTAGGAAGTGGGAATCTGCAGGTAATGTCATTACATTCCACTGGGTACCTGCTGGTCTAATCTGAAGTCTAATAGTGGAGAAGACCGATTCACGGACTGTGGTGGAGATACGATTGGACTAGGGTACCTTAATTTTCCAGGAATTCCTGTTGAGGTAAGAATAACTCTTTATATTGTGTATTTtgattgcaaaatgttgattatAGATTTACAGGACTAAGTACTTGTTAATGAATCTGTATAAACTTATTTGTTGGCAAATTACCTATGTACAAAAGTGCTAATCTCATCAATGTTCTGGAAGTCATGGGTTTTATATTGTGAAAAACATTCCTATTTTGGGGATCCACCCAAAATTGACCATATAAGACATTGCTGCCTGATGTTCAATCTAATCAGGAATGTTCAATGTTCACCAACGGCATCAACTGAACTGTACACATGACAATTTTTTCCCCATAACTACTACAGTGTGTATTTTTCCCATTAGAAAAACAGAATCAACAACATCTTAGACCAACAACATCTTGGGGGATCCAGGTTGTGAATATCACTTGTAAACAGTGACTGATACATCCTCCAGATTCATAAATGAGACCTCTACATGTACGACACAACTTATCCACTATACTAGACCTGGCTGACAATCACTATGTCCGGGGCCATCAAGATAGTTAGTGCTATCCAGAACATGGGACGTccctaatcctaacattaacccatacctaaacttaacccttaccttaatgtCAGTTGGGACATCAGAGTCCCTTTTAGACTTCATTTTTAAGGTGTCCCCACTAATGCCTGTGCTACGAAGCCTCATACCTGGTGGACTGGAAGTCTTGTGCCTTCATCCACATCCCTGACGGTGTGGCTCCTGGACCTGAGTAGTAAAAAGCTTACTGAGCTACAGAGTGACTCCTTCACTGGGATCTGGTAGCTTCGCATCCTCCTGACCTCACAGGATGATCTGCAGActctaatcaaattgtatttgtcacatgccgaatacaaccgtgaaatgcttacttataagcccttaatcaacaatgcagttttaagaaaagagaaaaaaagtgttaaaagtATTTAGTAAAACaaactgaaataaaaaaatgtatccaGATGCTGCACTCCCAGTGGCCGGTgtttttaatgcaggaaaactgaatcCGTTTCACCTCATTTCTACCTGCATGTCACGTGTGCAACTAGAGGTGAaaaacctttactccacacacagaaatgcatacaaagCTATCCCTTGCCCTCAAttttgcaaatctgaccatgacaggactggaatatgttctgggattcatccgatggcattgaagagtttaccacatcagtcaccagctACATTAATAAGTGCTAAAGTATATAAtcgtaaagtgttggtttcatgaactgaaataaaagatcacagaaatgttccatatgcacaaaaagcgtatttctctcatttttgtgcacaaatttgtttacatctctgttagtgagtatttttccttttccaagataattaATCcgcctgacagatgtggcatatcaagaagctgattaaacagcatgatcattacacaggtgcaccttgtggacaataaaaggccaccctAAAATGTGTAAtcttgtcacacaacacaatgccacagatcagCATGAAGAAAAGGGTGAGGAGggcggggtgccttgtaagaattTGCTGACgagtaggtaaaccaccactacctTACCTATTATTGGCCAaggtgcaatcattggaaaacaaactggacgatctacgattaagactatcctaccaacaggcCATTAAAAACGgttatatcttatgtttcaccgagacgtggctgaaaGACGACACCGATAATATAGAGTTGGCAGGTTTCtctgtgcatcggcaggacagagcagctatgtCTGGTAGGACGAGGAGCTGGGGTgtatctatttgtcaataactgctggtgagcaatgtctaatattaaagaagtcttgaggtattgctcgcctgaggtagaataccttGTGATAAGCTGTAAGACTACACGATCTACCAGGAGAGTTCTCATCTAAATTATTCGTAGCCTTCTATTTACCACAACAACCCGAAGACTGCACTCAACGAGCTGCATAaggccataaacaaacaagaaaatgctcatccagaagtggcgctcctagtggctggggactttaatgcaggcaaactaaAATCCGTTTGACCTAAATTCTACCAGCAtatcacatgtgcaaccagagtaggaaaaaaaactctagaccacctttactccacacacagagatgtgtacaaagctctccctcgccctccatttggcagatctgaccataattctatcctactGATTCCTGCTTTCAAGTTTaacactaaagcaggaagtatcagtgactcgcccaatacggaagtggtcaacTGATGCAGATGCTACACTacgggactgttttgctagcacagactggaaaatgttccgggattcatccaatggcattgaggggTATACCACCttagtcaccggcttcatcaatgagtgcattgacgatgtcgtccccacagtgaccatatatacatttcccaaccagaagccacggATTACAGGCATCATCCGCACCTAGCTAAAGGctggagctgccgctttcaaggagcgggacactaatccggtcGTTTATAACAAATCCCGCTATCCCCTCAGCCGAACCATCaaacaaagcgtcaatacaggacgaagattgaatcctacgacaccggctctgatgctcatcggatgtgCGAGGGATTGAAaaatattacagactacaaagggaaacccagcaatgagctgcccagtgacgcgtgcctaccagacgagctaaatacctTTTATGCTcccttcaaggcaagcaacactaaagCATGCattagagcaccagctgttccggacgactgtgtgatcatgctcttcggagccgatgtgagcaagacctttaaacaggtcaacattcacaaagccacggggccagacagattaccaggacgtgtactcaatgcatgcgcggaccaactgtcaagtgtgttcactgacattttcaacctctcccagaccgagtctgtaatacctacatgtttcaaagtgaaggtaacctgcctaaaatgATTacagccccgtagcactcacgtcgctagccatgaagtgctttgaaaggctggtcatggctcacatcaacaccattatcccagaaaccctagacccactccaattcgcacaCCGCGCCAACATGTCCACAAATGACGCAATCTCAggcgcactccacactgccctttcccacttggacaaaaggagcacctatgttagaatgctgttcattcactacagctcagcgttgAACACCATAGTATCCATAAAGCTCATtaagctaaggaccatgggactaaacacctccctctgcaactggaacctgggtttcctgacgggctgcccccaggtggtaagggtaggcaacaacacatctgccacgctgatcctcaacactggggccacaacctctccctcaacatgatcaagacaaaggcactgatcgtggactataggaaaaggagggccgaacaggcctccattaatcgacggggctgaagtggagcgttCTAGAgattcaagtttcttggtgtcctcatcaccaacaaactatcatggtccaaacacaccaagacagtcatgaagaggacatgacaacaccttttccgcctcgggagactgaaaggatttggcatgggaccccagatcctcaaagttgtacagctgcaccatcgagagcatcctgtccggTTGCAtccccgcctggtatggcaactgctcggaatctgtccgtaaggcgctacagatggtagtgcgtactgcccaatacatcactgtggccaagcttcctgccatccaggacatatatactaggcagtgtcagaggaaggcccaaaaaatggtcaaagacgaCAGTCACTCCTGTCATAGAATAGTCTGTTACAGCACGGCAatcggtaccagagcgccaagtctaggaccaaatggctccttaacagcttctacccccaagcaaaaAGACTGctgaaaaatgtatcaaatgaTCACCCGGACTAtgtacattgacccccccccccccgtttttaATGTGCTACTACTCGCTGTCTATTATCTAAGTGAAGTCACTTTaccaattaccttgactaacctgtaccccgcacaaTGAGTcggtaccagtacaccctgtatatagcctcgttattatgtaattttcttgttacttttataatttataaaaaaaaatgtactttgatttatttagtaaatattttcctaACTCCATTGCTGGTTAAGgggttgtaagtaagcatttaatgttaaggtcgacacctgttgtgtttggcgcatgtgacaaatacaatttgatttgttgtctcaagttttgagggagtgtgaaattggcatgctgactgcaggaatgtccaccagagctgttgccaaataattgcatgttaatttctctaccataagcagaCTCCGACGTAGttctagagaatttggcagtacgtccaaccagcctcacaaccgcggaccacgtgtaaccatgccagcacaggacctccacatccggagtattcacctgcgggatcgcAGCCACCCGGACAGCACATATCACAAGGatatgtacacaattcctggaa encodes:
- the g6pc3 gene encoding glucose-6-phosphatase 3 codes for the protein MEAIHTQGIWIAEALQQRTKSQDKLWLIATHIGDPKAAFLLVFPLTYFLNRRTGFTVVWVAAISEWLNLVFKWMLFGERPFWWIGESRLFEKNPPKLQQFASTCETGPGSPSGHAMVTAAVWWVMASSLGSLLYSYTRSMLLSAVPYVLYLLGLVAVGFSRIFILAHFPHQVIAGSLTGFILGVVLSRQVPEGRPLVFFVSSSIGLLLSAFLIHSGLTWLGFDLSWSIALAKKWCSHSEWIRLDTAPFSSLTRDCGAILGLGLAQYWKPGGYTLPCAPRALCLALCSMALYHVHRLPLPIQPQPLFYFLFFIKFTIVPQVVMIYVPGFVHLLTHKKKND
- the lsm12b gene encoding protein LSM12 homolog A, translated to MAAPGPGEYFSVGSHVSCLTCLGQRLQGEVVAFDYQSKMLTLKCAPSSGKPNLNDVILINLAYVSEVDIINDRTETLPPLASLNVSKLANRARSEKEDKLSQAYAISAGVSAEGQLLFQTIHKTIKDCKWQEKNILVMDDVVISPPYQADNCKGKEGSALSHVRKIVEKHFRDVERQKSMQRSQAQQTQKDTTLSS